The following are encoded together in the Nitrososphaerales archaeon genome:
- a CDS encoding Snf7 family protein — protein MSQFINKWSKPKGPGFGDRIKEAMKPAGPLKPRLEQAIRSIQIQITKLEAVSSKLKDRDSKIFNKVVAAITKHDMAHASIYANELAELRKMHKIVTQAKLALEQIVLRLNTVQELGDIVVTLTPAMSVIKSVKAGLTSILPEAEREIGEISGLLSSVLVDAGQIGGYTINFEAANEDAEKILNEASAIAEQRMKEKFPDLPTEIPEPPTAQPEGYS, from the coding sequence TTGTCCCAATTTATTAATAAGTGGAGTAAACCGAAGGGTCCGGGTTTCGGAGACCGAATCAAAGAAGCTATGAAGCCAGCAGGTCCATTGAAGCCACGTCTAGAGCAAGCAATCAGAAGCATCCAAATACAGATTACGAAGCTCGAAGCGGTTTCTAGCAAATTAAAGGATAGGGATTCAAAGATCTTCAATAAAGTCGTGGCTGCGATTACGAAACATGATATGGCCCACGCTTCGATATACGCGAATGAACTGGCAGAATTAAGGAAGATGCATAAGATCGTAACTCAAGCAAAGTTGGCCCTCGAACAGATCGTACTTCGCTTGAATACTGTGCAAGAATTAGGAGATATAGTAGTAACACTCACACCGGCGATGTCCGTTATCAAGAGTGTGAAGGCAGGGTTGACGAGCATTCTGCCCGAAGCAGAGCGTGAAATCGGTGAGATAAGTGGTTTGCTCAGCAGTGTATTGGTGGATGCAGGCCAGATCGGTGGCTACACAATCAACTTTGAAGCGGCCAATGAAGATGCTGAAAAGATACTCAATGAGGCATCAGCTATAGCAGAACAGAGGATGAAAGAGAAATTCCCAGACCTGCCTACCGAAATTCCAGAACCGCCGACCGCCCAACCCGAAGGTTATTCCTAA